In Bosea sp. PAMC 26642, the DNA window CTGACGCTGGCGGTCAAGCGACCCGACGGCGTCGAATATCGCCGCCGCCAGGTCGAGGATCAGGGCGCCGGCGGGCGCGCCCATGCGATCCCGCTGATCGCGGGCGCCGCCACCGGGACCTGGCGGGTCCAGGCCTATGCCGATCCCAAGGGACCGGCGATCGGCGAGATCAGTTTCCTCGTCGAGGATTATGTGCCGGAGCGGCTGGAGCTGACGCTCGCGCCCAAGGCGCCGGTGCTGCAGGCCGGCCAGCCGGCCGAGATCGACGTTTCCGCACGCTATCTCTACGGCGCGCCGGGCTCCGAGCTCGACGTCACCGGCTCGATGACCATCCGGGCTGCGGGCCAGAGCGCGATTCCCGGCTTCGCCGGCTATCAGGTCGGCCTCACCGACGAGGAGTTCCAATCGGTCCAGAGCGATTTCGAGGAGAGCGCCAAGACCGACGCCGCCGGCAAGGTCACCGTTTCCAACCCGGTCGCCCAGCCCGAGACCAACCGCCCGCTGGAGGCAGAGTTCACCATCCGCGTCGGTGAGCCGGGCGGGCGCGCCATCGCCCGCTCCTTGACGTTGCCGATCGTGCCCAAGGGCGCGGCGATCGGCGTCAGGAAGCTGTTCAAGGAGGGCGAGATCGGCAACGGCCAGACTGCCGGCTTCGAGGTCATCATGGCCAATGGCGACGGCCGCCGGCTGGCGCGGCCAGGCGTGAAATGGACGCTGTCCAAGGTCACGCGCAACTACCAGTGGTTCTTCCAGGACGGCCGCTGGAACTATGAGGGCATCAAGCAAACCCGCCGCGTCGCCGATGGGGAGGTCGCGGTGAGCGCCAATGCGCCCGCCACGATTTCGGCCGCCGTGCAATGGGGCAATTACCGGCTCGATGTTGCGGCCGATGGCCCGGATTCGACCGAGACCTCGGTCTCATTCACCGTCGGATACGAAGCCGACAAGACCGCCGATACGCCCGACGTGCTCGACGTCTCGCTGGACAAGGGCTCCTATGCCGACGGCGAGACCATGCAGGTACGCCTCGCGCCGCGCTTTGCCGGCAAGGCGACGCTCGCCGTGATCGGCGACCGCGTCAACGAGATCAGGACGATCGATATCGCCGGCGGCGGCGCGACCGCGAGCATTCCCGTCAAGGCCGAATGGGGCGCCAGCGCCTATCTCGTCGTCCTCGCGCATCGCCCGATGGACACCGCCGCCCAGCGCCTGCCCGGCCGCGCCATCGGCCTGAGCTGGTTCCAGATCGGCAAGGAGAACCGCACGCTGGCGCTCGATCTCGGCGCGCCGCCACTGGTGCGCCCGCTCTCCAAGCTGACGCTGCCGGTCAAGGTCACCGGCGCCCGCGCCGGCGAGGAGGCTTTCGTCACGGTCGCCGCCGTGGATGTCGGCATCCTCAACCTGACCCGTTTCGAGAGCCCCGATCCGAGCCAGTTCTTCTTCGGCCAGCGCCAGATCGGCCATGAGCTGCGCGATCTCTACGGCTATCTGATCGACGGCATGCAAGGCGTGCGCGGCGCGATCCGCAGCGGCGGCGACGGGGCACCCGCGCTCGCCGGCGAAAAGCCGACGCAGGAGCCGGTCGCGCGCTATTCCGGCGTGGTCAAGGTCGGCGCCGACGGCATGGCGCGGATCGAATTCGATATGCCCGCCTTCAACGGCTCGCTGCGCGTCATGGCGGTGGCCTGGTCGGCCGGCCGCACCGGACAGGCCAGCACCGAGGTGATCGTGCGTGATCAAGTGGTGGCGCAGGCAACGCTGCCGCGCTTCCTCGCCATCGGCGACCAGTCGCGCTTCCATCTCCAGATCGACAATGTCGAGGGACAGGCGGGCGCATACGTCGTCGATCTCGACGTGCGCGGGCCGGTGCTGGTCGCGGCCGACGCGACGCGCCGCACGATCCAGCTCGCGGCAGGCGCCAAGACCCAGATGACGATTCCCGTCACGGCGGCGGGCCTCGGTCGGGCCGAGTTCGATGTCCGCATCAGCGGGCCGGGCGGGCTCAGTACGGTGCAGAACCTCGCCGTCAGGGTCCAACCCTCGGCGGCGACGATCGCGCGGCGGATCGTGCGGCCGATCCCTGGCAATGGCGGCGCGATCACGGTCTCCTCGGATCTGATGGCCGATCTCGTGCCCAATTCCGGGCAGGTCTCGGTATCGGTCTCGCCGCTGGCCTCGCTCGACGTGCCCGCTTTGCTCAAGGCGCTCGACCGCTATCCCTATGGCTGCACCGAGCAGACCGTGAGCCGCGCCTTGCCTCTGCTCTCGGTCAACAAGCTCGCCTCTATGGAGAACCTCGCGCTCGACGACAGCGCCGACGAGCGCGTCAACGGCGCGATCGAGCGTGTGCTGGCAAGGCAGGGCGGCAACGGCTCCTTCGGCCTCTGGGGCGTCGGCGGCGACGATCTCTGGCTCGACGCCTTCGTCGTCGACTTCCTGACGCGCGCCCGCGAGCGCCAGTTCGCCGTGCCGCAGATCGCCTTCAACCTCGCGCTCGACCGCCTGCGCAACCAGGTCGTCAACACCAGCGAGATCGTCAAGGAGGAGGCCGCCGGCATCGCCTACGCGCTCTATGTGCTGGCCCGCAACGGCCGGCCGGTGATGGGCGATTTGCGCTATCTGGCCGACAACAAGCTTCGGGATTTCGCGACGCCTCTCGCACGCGGGCAGATCGGCGCGGCGCTCTCGCTGCTGGGCGATCGCGGCCGCGGCCGCGCCGCCTTCGCCAGCGCGCTTTCGAGCCTGCAGGAGGTCCGCGACGACGGGCTCTCGCGGCCCGATTACGGCACCCGTCTTCGCGACGGGGCCGGCGTGCTCGCCCTGATCGCGGAGGCCAATGGCGAGCGCGCCGACATCACCCGCGCCGCCTCCATCGTCGACAATGCCCGCCAGGGCGCGCGCTACACCTCGACGCAGGAGCAGATGTGGATGGTCGTCGCCGCCCAGGCGCTGGCCAAGGACGCCGAGGGCATGTCCCTCGTCGTCGATGGTACCGAGCGCAAGGGCCCGCTCTACCGCACGATCTCCGCCGAGGCGCTGGAGGCGAAGTCGCTCACCGTCGCCAATCCGGGCGCGGCCGCGGCGCAAGCGGTGATCACCGTCTCGGGCATCCCGACCGGTGCGGAGCCAGCGCTCAACCAGGGCTTCGGGCTGGAGCGCGTGATCTACACGATGAAGGGCGAGCGCGCCGACCCCGCCCGCCTGCGCCAGAACGAGCGTTATGTCATCGCGCTCACGGTCACCGAAAACGCCAGCCGCTATGGCCGGCTGCTGCTGGTCGACCCCGTGCCCGCCGGGCTCGAGATCGAGAACGCCAACCTGACCGAGGGCGCCTCTGTCGCAGGCCTCGACTGGCTCAAGCAGGAGGTCTCTCCGGTCCACACCGAGGCGCGCGACGACCGCTATGTCGCGGCCTTCGACCGCACCGGCGGCTCCAACCAGAAGCTTGCCTTCACGGTGGCCTATATCGCCCGGGCCGTCTCGCCCGGCCGTTATGTCGCACCCGCCGCCGTGATCGAGGACATGTACCGGCCGGATCGTTTCGGACGCACGGCGTTCGGGACGGTGGATGTGGCGTCGGCGCGTTGAAGCGATGACCGAGCGACGAGCCTCGACCGAGCCCCCTCTCCCCTTGGGGGAGAGGGCTGGGGTGAGGGAAGGCAAAACCTTGCCGGATTTGCGCGTCCTTTCCCTCATCCGTCAGCGCTTCGCGCTGCCACCTTCTCCCCCGAGGGGAGAAGGACGCGCCCGACGCTTACGCAAACTGAAGGTCGCGGTCGCCGTCGGCGCTCTGATTGTCACTGCAACCACCGCCGCCCTCTACCACTACGCCACCACCCTCCCGCCGCTCGACCTCGCCGCCGCATCCGAACGCTCGACCGTGGTGCTCGACCGCGAGGGCAAACTGCTGCGCCCCTTCCTGACGCAGGACGGCCGCTGGAAGCTTCCCGTCACGAGCGCGGACGTCGATCCGCGCTATCTCGCCATGCTCAAGGCCTATGAGGACAGGCGCTTCGACAGCCATTCCGGCATCGACCCGCTCGGCATGCTGCGCGCCGCAGGCCAGATGCTGGCGAACGGCCGGATCGTCTCGGGCGGATCGACGCTGACCATGCAGGTCGCGCGCCTGCTGGAGCCGCGCGAGGAGCGCTCGCCTTCGGCCAAGCTGCGCCAGGCGATGCGCGCGCTCGAACTCGAACGGCGCTTCGACAAGACGCAGATCCTCGACCATTACCTCACGCTCGCGCCCTTCGGCGGTAATCTCGAAGGCGTCCGCGCCGCGAGCTTCGCCTATTTCGGCAAGGAGCCCAAGCGCCTCTCGACCGCCGAGGCCGCGCTCCTCGTCGCGCTGCCGCAATCGCCCGAGACGCGCCGGCCGGACCGCTTCGAGCAGGCGGCGCGCAAGGCCCGCGAGCGCGTGCTCGCCCGTGTCGAGGCGGCCGGACTCGCAACCGTATCGGAAGTCGCCGCCGCACGCGAGGAGCCGATCCCGACCACGCGAAAACCGTTTCCGAACCTCGCGCCCCATGTCGCCGAACAGGTCGTGGCGGAGGCGGACGGCGACCCCGTCCATCGCCTGACGATCGATGCGCGGCTGCAGGCCAATCTCGAAAATCTCGCCCGCGAGCGCGCCCAGAACCTTAGCCCCCAGCTCTCGATCGCGATCCTAGCCGTCGACAACGAGACCGGCGAGGTCCGTGCCTCTGTCGGCGGCGTCGACTATTTCGCGGCCGAGCGCGCCGGCTCGCTCGACCTGACGCGCGCTTTGCGCTCGCCGGGCTCGGCGCTGAAGCCCTTCATCTACGCGCTCGCCTTCGACAACGGCATCGCCCATCCCGAGACGATGCTGGAAGACCGGCCGACGCGCTATGGCAGTTATGTCCCCGAGAATTTCGACATGACCTTCCAGGGCATGGTCAGCGCGCGCCGGGCTCTGCAGCTCTCGCTCAACGTGCCGGCGGTCGAGCTGCTCTCGGCGGTCGGTCCGCAGCGCTTCCTGTCGCGCCTGCGCGATGCGGGTGCGGCCATCGCCATGCCGAAGGAGGGCGGCGCACCGGGGCTCGCGGTGGGGCTCGGCGGACTGGGGATCACGCTGCAGGACCTGACGCGGCTCTATGTCGGCTTGGCGCGGGGCGGCGGGATGACGGCGCTCAGGGTGAGGGACGGCAATTGTCCCCGCGCCGTCATTCCGGGCGACCGCAGGGAGACCCGGAATCCATGCCTAAACCGTTCCGGAATGGATCCCGGGTCTACGCTGCGCTCCGCCCGGGATGACGGCGTGGTTCCATTGAATGAGACCGATGCAACCCGTCTCGTCGACCCCGTCGCGGCCTGGTACGTCGCCGACACCCTGCTTGGCGCGCCGGCTCCGCTCAACGCCGTGCCCGGCCGCATCGCCTACAAGACCGGCACCTCCTACGGCTATCGCGACGCCTGGGCCGTCGGTTTCGACCGCAGGCACACCATCGGCGTCTGGGTCGGCCGGGCCGACAACGGCGCGGTGCCAGGCCTCGTCGGGCGCGTCGTCGCAGCGCCGATCCTGTTCGACGCCTTCGCGCGGCTCGGCATCGATCCGCGCCCCTTCCCGCAGCCACCGGACGCGATCGTCTCCAATGCGGCGCATCTGCCGCCGCCGCTGCGCCATCTGCGTCAGGACGTGCCCAAGACGGTGGCGGCCATGACAACGCCTGCGCTCAGGCTCGCCTTCCCGCCCGAGGGCGCAAGGATCGACCTCGCCGGCTCGGGAATGGACGGCAGGGGCCAGCTCAACCTCAAGGTCGCAGGCGGCGCGCCGCCCTACACCTGGCTGGTTGACGGCGCCCCGGTGCTGGAACCGACGCGCCGGCGCGAGGCAACCTGGCAGCCCGGCGGCAAGGGCTTCGTCCGGATCTCGGTCATCGACGGAACGGGCGCGAGCGAGAGCGTCTCGGTGCGGCTGCAGTAGAACCATCCCGTCATTCCGGGGCAGGCCGCAGGCCTGAGCCCGGAACCCATAACCACCGGCCGTCCCCAAAAAAGCCGACAACGGCGTCGTTGTATCGAGAAACGTCGTGGTTATGGGTTCCGGGCTCTTCGCTTCGCGAAGCCCCGGAATGACGACAGCGCTTACTCCGCCGGTTGCGGATGCGCCTGATGTGCGGCCGCCTCGCCTTGCACCACCCGCTGCTTGCGCGCGAGATAGGTGTAGGCGACCGGCACCACATAGAGCGTCAGCAGCGTGCCGAAGCTCATGCCGCCGACGATGACCCAGCCGATCTGCGAGCGGCTTTCGGCGCCGGCACCCGAGGCCAGCGCCAGCGGCACCGCGCCCAGCACCATCGCGCCGGTCGTCATCAGGATCGGGCGCAGGCGCAGTTCCGCCGCCTCGACGAGCGCATCGACCATCTCCTTGCCCTCTTCACGCAGCTGGTTGGTGAATTCGAGGATCAGGATGCCGTGCTTGGTGATGAGGCCGACCAGCGTGATCAGGCCGATCTGGCTGTAGACGTTCATCGTGCCGCCGGTGAACCACAACGCCGCCAATGCGCCCGTCAGCGACAGCGGCACCGAGACCATGATCACGATCGGATCCACGAAGCTCTCGAACTGCGCCGCCAGGACCAGATAGATGAAGCCCAGCGCCAGCAGGAAGACGATCGCGATCGACGAGCCCGACTGCTTGAATTCGCGGCTCTGGCCGGAATAGTCGATCTGCACCGTGGTCGGCAGCACCTTGGCCGCCGCCCGCTCCAGCACGGCCAGCGCGTCGCCAAGCGAATAGCCGGGCGCTGGCACCGCCGTGATCGTCGCCGAACGCAGCTGGTTGAAGCGGATCAGCTCCTTGGGCGCGACGTTCTCCTCGATCTTGACGAGGCTCGACAGCTGCACGACCGCGCCATTGCGGCCCATCAGATAGATCGTCTGCAGCGCCTGGGGCGTATTGCGATCCTGACCCTCGACCTGAACGACGACGTCGTATTGCTCGCCGTTCATATTGAAGCGCGTCACCTGGCGTCCACCCAGCAGCGTCTCCATAGTGCGTCCGATGACGTCGACGCCGACGCCAAGATCGGCAGCGCGCTGCCGGTCGATCGAGACCTTCAGCTGCGGCTTGTCGAGGATCAGGTTCGATTCGAGATTGGTCAGCACCGGCGAGCCCGAGACCTCGGCCAGGACTTGGTCGACATAGCCCTTGATCTGCTCGTAGGGCTCGGCCGAGCGCAGCACGAATTCGACCGGCTTCGTATTGGCGCCGCCACCGCCGAGCGAAGGCGGGTTCGTCGCGAACAGCCGGATGCCGGGAATCTGCGACAGGCCCTTGTTGATATCGGCGACGATGTCCTGCTGCTTGCGGCCGCGCTCCTCCCACGGCTTCAGCCGGGCGAAGGCGATGGCCCGCGTCACATCAGGAAAACCGACGATAACGAGATAGTTCTGCACCTCCGGCAGCTTCGAGAAGAAATCCTCGACGCGGCGGGCATAATCGGCGGTGAAGGCCAACGTCGCCCCCTCCGGCGCGACACCGATGGCCGTGACCGTGCCCCGATCCTCCACCGGCGCGAGCTCGGAGCGCAGGCTTGTGAAGAAGAAATAGCTGCCGCCGGCGACCACGAGCGCCAGCACGACGATCACCGGGCGCACCGACAGCGCCGCGCGCAGGGACCGCTTGTAGCCGCGCGACATCGCATCGAAGCCGCGTTCGAGCAGGTTGTAGAGCCAGCCATGCGAACTCTCGTGCTTGAGCAGCTTGGCGCACATCATCGGCGTCAGCGTCAGCGCCACGAAGCCCGAGACCAGCACGGCGCCCGCCAACGTCAGCGCGAATTCGACGAAAAGCTTGCCGGTACGACCCGTCGAGAACGCCATCGGCGCATAGACGGCAACCAGCGTCAGTGTCATCGCGATGACCGCGAAGGCGATCTCCTTGATGCCGCGGATCGCCGCCGCATTCGACTCCATGCCGTCCTCGATATGGCGATGGACGTTTTCCAGAACCACGATCGCGTCGTCGACCACGAGCCCGATCGCCAGCACCATCGAGAGCAGCGTCAGCGTGTTCACGGTGAAGCCGAAGGCATACATCAGCGCGAACGCGCCGATCAGCGAGACCGGGATCGTGACGAGCGGAATCAGCGTCGCGCGCAGCGAGCGCAGGAACAGGAAGATGATCAGCACGACGAGCACGACGGCCTCGGCGATCGTGGTGTAGACCGCCTTGATCGAGCGATCGATGAATATCGAGGTGTCGTAGGAGGTCGCGATGCTCATGCCGTCGGGCAGATCCTCGGTGATCCCCGGCAGCGCGGCCGTGATGCCCGACGACACGTCGAGCGGGTTCGCCGTGGCCTGCTTGACGATGCCGATCGTGACCGATGGCTTGCCCGAGAACCACGCCGCATTGCGCTCAGCGAGCGCGCCGAGTTCGACCCGGCCAATGTCGCGCATCCGCACCGGGAAGCCAGTGACGTCCTTGACCACGATCTCGCCGAACTGCTCGGGCGTCGTCAGGCTGGTCTGCGACAGCACGGTGAATTCGCGGTTGTTGCTTTCGATCCGGCCCGAGGGGATCTCGACGTTCTGCGAGCGCAGCGCCGCCTCGATCTCCTGCACGGTGATGGCATAGGCCGCCATGCGCGAGCGATCGAGCCAGATCCGCATGGCGTAGCGCCGCTCGCCCTGGATGCGGACTTCGGCGACGCCGGTGATGTTCTGGACGCGGTCTGTGATGAAACGGTCGGCGAAGTCTGTCAGCTCGAGCGGGTTGTGCCGCGAACTGGTCAGCGACAGATACATGATCGGC includes these proteins:
- a CDS encoding alpha-2-macroglobulin family protein, producing MTLLARLALLTGLALAASPALAQKAYVRNDLAADGQRLEERLKREVSTGRPAAVALRDGTAALARGDARAALPQANAAVVAEPNNAAGWRLMASAANAIEPRDYRERWELRERATTAAYLAYARATSRPEEAASLGVLARTFEKNELWRPALTTYRLSLDLADNASLRTAYETLREMRGFRLTGNKVDTDAASPRACFQFSEPLARGRIDFAPYVAISGGRGDFAVSAEDKQICVDGLRHGERYAFVIRQGVPSAIPDEKLTKSADYEVYVRDRTPSVRFTGKNYVLPRTGQQGVPVVSVNAERLDLEVMRIGDRNLINSVHSDDFLGQLGSYQSKQIASDKGQTVWTGSMEVKSELNKDVITAFPVIEAVGRLQPGVYVMFAKPSGGKVAASASDGDGGDYDDGSTRATQWFVVSDLGLTSFSGPDGVHVLVRSLADAAPVANAELRLVARNNEILGTVRSDANGYARFDAGLGKGQGGNAPGLVTALLGEDYGFLDLKQTAFDLSDRGVKGRVAPEGLDAFLYTERGVYRGGETVYLTSLLRDAKGAAVTGLALTLAVKRPDGVEYRRRQVEDQGAGGRAHAIPLIAGAATGTWRVQAYADPKGPAIGEISFLVEDYVPERLELTLAPKAPVLQAGQPAEIDVSARYLYGAPGSELDVTGSMTIRAAGQSAIPGFAGYQVGLTDEEFQSVQSDFEESAKTDAAGKVTVSNPVAQPETNRPLEAEFTIRVGEPGGRAIARSLTLPIVPKGAAIGVRKLFKEGEIGNGQTAGFEVIMANGDGRRLARPGVKWTLSKVTRNYQWFFQDGRWNYEGIKQTRRVADGEVAVSANAPATISAAVQWGNYRLDVAADGPDSTETSVSFTVGYEADKTADTPDVLDVSLDKGSYADGETMQVRLAPRFAGKATLAVIGDRVNEIRTIDIAGGGATASIPVKAEWGASAYLVVLAHRPMDTAAQRLPGRAIGLSWFQIGKENRTLALDLGAPPLVRPLSKLTLPVKVTGARAGEEAFVTVAAVDVGILNLTRFESPDPSQFFFGQRQIGHELRDLYGYLIDGMQGVRGAIRSGGDGAPALAGEKPTQEPVARYSGVVKVGADGMARIEFDMPAFNGSLRVMAVAWSAGRTGQASTEVIVRDQVVAQATLPRFLAIGDQSRFHLQIDNVEGQAGAYVVDLDVRGPVLVAADATRRTIQLAAGAKTQMTIPVTAAGLGRAEFDVRISGPGGLSTVQNLAVRVQPSAATIARRIVRPIPGNGGAITVSSDLMADLVPNSGQVSVSVSPLASLDVPALLKALDRYPYGCTEQTVSRALPLLSVNKLASMENLALDDSADERVNGAIERVLARQGGNGSFGLWGVGGDDLWLDAFVVDFLTRARERQFAVPQIAFNLALDRLRNQVVNTSEIVKEEAAGIAYALYVLARNGRPVMGDLRYLADNKLRDFATPLARGQIGAALSLLGDRGRGRAAFASALSSLQEVRDDGLSRPDYGTRLRDGAGVLALIAEANGERADITRAASIVDNARQGARYTSTQEQMWMVVAAQALAKDAEGMSLVVDGTERKGPLYRTISAEALEAKSLTVANPGAAAAQAVITVSGIPTGAEPALNQGFGLERVIYTMKGERADPARLRQNERYVIALTVTENASRYGRLLLVDPVPAGLEIENANLTEGASVAGLDWLKQEVSPVHTEARDDRYVAAFDRTGGSNQKLAFTVAYIARAVSPGRYVAPAAVIEDMYRPDRFGRTAFGTVDVASAR
- the pbpC gene encoding penicillin-binding protein 1C; translated protein: MREGKTLPDLRVLSLIRQRFALPPSPPRGEGRARRLRKLKVAVAVGALIVTATTAALYHYATTLPPLDLAAASERSTVVLDREGKLLRPFLTQDGRWKLPVTSADVDPRYLAMLKAYEDRRFDSHSGIDPLGMLRAAGQMLANGRIVSGGSTLTMQVARLLEPREERSPSAKLRQAMRALELERRFDKTQILDHYLTLAPFGGNLEGVRAASFAYFGKEPKRLSTAEAALLVALPQSPETRRPDRFEQAARKARERVLARVEAAGLATVSEVAAAREEPIPTTRKPFPNLAPHVAEQVVAEADGDPVHRLTIDARLQANLENLARERAQNLSPQLSIAILAVDNETGEVRASVGGVDYFAAERAGSLDLTRALRSPGSALKPFIYALAFDNGIAHPETMLEDRPTRYGSYVPENFDMTFQGMVSARRALQLSLNVPAVELLSAVGPQRFLSRLRDAGAAIAMPKEGGAPGLAVGLGGLGITLQDLTRLYVGLARGGGMTALRVRDGNCPRAVIPGDRRETRNPCLNRSGMDPGSTLRSARDDGVVPLNETDATRLVDPVAAWYVADTLLGAPAPLNAVPGRIAYKTGTSYGYRDAWAVGFDRRHTIGVWVGRADNGAVPGLVGRVVAAPILFDAFARLGIDPRPFPQPPDAIVSNAAHLPPPLRHLRQDVPKTVAAMTTPALRLAFPPEGARIDLAGSGMDGRGQLNLKVAGGAPPYTWLVDGAPVLEPTRRREATWQPGGKGFVRISVIDGTGASESVSVRLQ
- a CDS encoding efflux RND transporter permease subunit, with translation MSLFELFVRRPVLSTVLSLLVVLIGIVSYGRLTVREYPNIDEPIVSVRTTYVGASAEIIETQVTQILENSIAGIEGIEIISSTSRQESSNISVRFRPDVDPDVAASDVRDRVGRVRGRMPTEIDEPIIAKVEADAQPIMYLSLTSSRHNPLELTDFADRFITDRVQNITGVAEVRIQGERRYAMRIWLDRSRMAAYAITVQEIEAALRSQNVEIPSGRIESNNREFTVLSQTSLTTPEQFGEIVVKDVTGFPVRMRDIGRVELGALAERNAAWFSGKPSVTIGIVKQATANPLDVSSGITAALPGITEDLPDGMSIATSYDTSIFIDRSIKAVYTTIAEAVVLVVLIIFLFLRSLRATLIPLVTIPVSLIGAFALMYAFGFTVNTLTLLSMVLAIGLVVDDAIVVLENVHRHIEDGMESNAAAIRGIKEIAFAVIAMTLTLVAVYAPMAFSTGRTGKLFVEFALTLAGAVLVSGFVALTLTPMMCAKLLKHESSHGWLYNLLERGFDAMSRGYKRSLRAALSVRPVIVVLALVVAGGSYFFFTSLRSELAPVEDRGTVTAIGVAPEGATLAFTADYARRVEDFFSKLPEVQNYLVIVGFPDVTRAIAFARLKPWEERGRKQQDIVADINKGLSQIPGIRLFATNPPSLGGGGANTKPVEFVLRSAEPYEQIKGYVDQVLAEVSGSPVLTNLESNLILDKPQLKVSIDRQRAADLGVGVDVIGRTMETLLGGRQVTRFNMNGEQYDVVVQVEGQDRNTPQALQTIYLMGRNGAVVQLSSLVKIEENVAPKELIRFNQLRSATITAVPAPGYSLGDALAVLERAAAKVLPTTVQIDYSGQSREFKQSGSSIAIVFLLALGFIYLVLAAQFESFVDPIVIMVSVPLSLTGALAALWFTGGTMNVYSQIGLITLVGLITKHGILILEFTNQLREEGKEMVDALVEAAELRLRPILMTTGAMVLGAVPLALASGAGAESRSQIGWVIVGGMSFGTLLTLYVVPVAYTYLARKQRVVQGEAAAHQAHPQPAE